A section of the Cutibacterium granulosum genome encodes:
- a CDS encoding Lrp/AsnC family transcriptional regulator yields MGKKLQLDEIDREIVLQLRKDGRMSNADLARHVSLSAPACLRRVKHLEDSGVIRGYRAVIDPAAFGHSLEVFVWVDLDASNREAMLAFEDRVSQMEEVVECHRVFGRPDFFMRVLVRDPADYEDFLTNKLIGVPLVLRVTSTPSLKKIKTEDHGWSEGALG; encoded by the coding sequence ATGGGCAAGAAATTGCAACTGGACGAGATTGATCGCGAAATAGTGTTGCAATTACGCAAGGATGGCCGAATGTCGAATGCCGACCTCGCCAGGCACGTCAGCCTGAGCGCACCGGCGTGCCTGCGACGGGTCAAGCATCTCGAGGACTCCGGGGTGATTCGGGGGTATCGTGCCGTCATCGACCCGGCGGCATTCGGTCATTCCCTGGAGGTGTTCGTCTGGGTGGACCTCGACGCGAGCAATCGGGAGGCAATGCTCGCCTTCGAGGACCGGGTGAGCCAGATGGAGGAGGTCGTCGAGTGCCATCGGGTTTTCGGGCGGCCCGATTTCTTCATGCGAGTGCTCGTGCGTGACCCGGCCGACTACGAGGATTTCCTCACCAACAAACTCATCGGTGTGCCCTTGGTGCTGCGGGTCACCTCCACCCCCTCCCTGAAGAAGATCAAGACGGAGGATCATGGCTGGAGTGAGGGGGCACTGGGCTGA
- the ortA gene encoding 2-amino-4-oxopentanoate thiolase subunit OrtA, which produces MSSLETMHSARRGDWVQIHDIVLTPEQRTAHLPQDTQKVPFESWVKGFLDEESAHIGDRVSITTTCGRTTSGTLLAVNPGYDYGFGDATVPELLGIGPQARHIIKENDNA; this is translated from the coding sequence ATGAGCAGCCTTGAGACAATGCACAGTGCCCGCAGGGGAGACTGGGTACAGATCCACGACATCGTGCTCACCCCCGAGCAACGCACCGCCCATCTTCCGCAGGACACGCAGAAGGTCCCGTTCGAGTCGTGGGTGAAGGGATTCCTTGACGAGGAATCCGCCCACATCGGCGACCGGGTCAGCATCACCACGACCTGCGGGCGCACCACCAGCGGAACATTGTTGGCCGTCAACCCTGGTTACGACTACGGATTCGGTGACGCCACCGTCCCCGAACTACTCGGTATCGGTCCGCAGGCCAGGCACATCATCAAGGAGAACGACAATGCGTGA
- the ortB gene encoding 2-amino-4-oxopentanoate thiolase subunit OrtB — MSYDAVMARNGEIMKKALGVDYSTYESGNIAFDYERLMGDTGLTLDDVRAAQRRVGVGDTPLLELRNLTALARAVSGPGLGARILVKDEQCNPSGSFKDRRASMSVLQAKQLGFPGVMSATSGNYGAAVASQAAMANLPCIIVQECYDSHKVGQPEILEKQRKCESLGAEVLQLSVGPELFYSYLKVLEETGFFNASLYSAFGIAGVETLGLEIVEQCQSLIGRAPDVVIATNAGGGNLTGTARGLRKAGASDTKVYGASVDLSGLHMASDHDFNLKSFTTGHTGFGVPYATNPDHSDVPRSAARPLRYMDGYLYVKQGEVFYMTELLAQLEGMERGPAGNTSLAAAFALAKTLPSDQAIVVQETEYTGAGKHPLAQLSFAKHNGIEVSLGDPETEVPGRTIVMPDHPSRLVTRWADLDRLRRSYVKQMVRHVKATSATEEDIQFLIDETQSDRDLVLAALRDNGVEV, encoded by the coding sequence ATGAGTTACGACGCCGTCATGGCTCGCAACGGCGAAATCATGAAGAAGGCACTCGGCGTTGACTACTCGACGTATGAGTCGGGAAACATCGCCTTCGACTACGAGCGTCTCATGGGGGACACCGGCCTCACCCTGGACGACGTGCGCGCTGCGCAACGCCGGGTGGGAGTGGGCGACACCCCACTGCTCGAGCTGCGCAACCTCACCGCCCTTGCCCGCGCGGTCTCAGGGCCGGGACTTGGTGCCCGCATCCTCGTCAAGGATGAGCAGTGCAATCCGTCTGGCTCGTTCAAGGATCGTCGGGCGTCGATGTCGGTGCTCCAGGCCAAGCAACTTGGTTTCCCCGGCGTCATGTCAGCGACCTCCGGCAACTACGGGGCTGCCGTCGCCAGCCAGGCTGCGATGGCGAATCTGCCATGCATCATCGTGCAGGAATGCTACGACTCCCACAAGGTGGGGCAGCCCGAAATCCTCGAGAAGCAGCGCAAGTGTGAGTCCCTAGGCGCCGAGGTGTTGCAGCTCTCGGTCGGCCCGGAGCTGTTCTACAGCTATCTCAAGGTTCTCGAGGAGACTGGATTCTTCAATGCCTCGCTGTACTCGGCCTTTGGCATCGCCGGTGTGGAGACTCTGGGTCTGGAGATCGTGGAACAGTGCCAGTCCCTCATCGGACGCGCTCCCGACGTCGTGATCGCAACGAACGCAGGCGGAGGAAACCTCACCGGCACCGCACGCGGACTGCGCAAGGCAGGGGCATCAGACACCAAGGTGTATGGCGCATCGGTCGACCTCTCGGGGCTGCACATGGCCTCCGACCACGACTTCAACCTCAAGTCGTTCACCACCGGGCACACCGGGTTCGGTGTGCCCTACGCCACGAATCCCGATCACTCCGACGTACCACGCTCGGCAGCCCGCCCGCTGCGCTACATGGACGGCTACCTGTACGTCAAGCAGGGCGAGGTGTTCTACATGACCGAGTTGCTGGCCCAGCTCGAGGGCATGGAACGCGGGCCGGCTGGCAACACCTCCTTGGCTGCGGCGTTCGCTCTGGCCAAGACGCTCCCCTCCGACCAAGCCATCGTCGTCCAGGAGACGGAGTACACCGGCGCTGGCAAGCATCCGCTCGCTCAGCTGTCGTTCGCCAAACACAACGGCATCGAGGTCTCACTCGGCGACCCGGAGACCGAGGTGCCCGGACGGACAATCGTCATGCCGGACCACCCGTCCCGCCTCGTCACTCGATGGGCCGACCTGGATCGGCTGCGCCGAAGCTACGTCAAGCAGATGGTGCGACACGTCAAGGCGACCAGCGCCACCGAGGAGGACATCCAGTTCCTCATCGACGAGACCCAGAGCGATCGGGACCTGGTACTGGCCGCCCTGCGCGACAACGGGGTTGAGGTGTGA
- the metG gene encoding methionine--tRNA ligase translates to MCANVLAAVAWPYANGPRHIGHVSGFGVPSDVFARFMRMSGHRVLMVSGSDCHGTAISVKADQMGLTAQQCAEKFHHIIAEDLQGLGLSYDLYTSTMTLNHAHVTQEIFTTLYKNGYLVKKSEMGAFEPSTGRTLPDRYIEGTCPICGYDDARGDQCDNCGRQLDPADLVEPRSKTTGAAPEFRETEHFFLDLPALAEELTRWINTRTDWRPNVLKFSHNLLEELRPRAITRDLDWGVRVPVEGWQDNPMKSIYVWFDAVIGYLSASIEWARLSGDPQAWKDFWQDPEALSYYFMGKDNIVFHSVIWPGILLGINGEGERGGAPSPEIGTLNLPTEVVSSEFLTMSGSKVSNSRGATIFVGDFLRDFGPDALRYFIAVAGPENQDTDFTWEEFIRRVNFELANEWGNLVNRSISMAHKNVGSIPPAGKLTDADRALLDESLKAFETVGDLLEHAKFKAAITEVMRVVSLANAYISDQEPWKLKDDPQRRSTVLHVALQVVNDCNTMFTPFLPHSAQKVFEALGGDGVWAAQPELVEVDDGGDTHPVLRGDYAREQAHWGRDEIEVGRPLAKPTPIFRKLDAKLAETGPEWAPISRD, encoded by the coding sequence ATGTGTGCCAATGTTCTTGCCGCCGTTGCCTGGCCTTACGCGAATGGGCCTCGCCACATCGGTCATGTTTCAGGATTCGGTGTTCCCTCTGACGTCTTCGCGAGGTTCATGCGAATGTCGGGTCACCGTGTCCTCATGGTCTCCGGCTCGGACTGCCACGGCACCGCGATTTCGGTCAAGGCCGATCAGATGGGACTCACGGCCCAGCAGTGCGCCGAGAAGTTCCACCACATCATCGCTGAGGATCTGCAGGGTCTGGGCCTGTCGTATGATCTCTACACCTCGACGATGACGCTCAATCACGCGCACGTCACCCAGGAAATCTTCACGACTCTTTACAAGAACGGCTATCTCGTCAAGAAGTCGGAGATGGGGGCCTTCGAGCCATCCACCGGACGTACCCTGCCGGATCGTTACATCGAAGGCACCTGCCCAATCTGCGGTTATGACGACGCCCGTGGCGACCAGTGTGACAACTGTGGACGTCAGCTGGACCCGGCAGATCTCGTCGAACCGCGCTCCAAGACCACCGGTGCGGCCCCCGAGTTTCGTGAGACTGAGCATTTCTTCCTCGATCTTCCTGCCCTGGCCGAGGAGCTCACCCGGTGGATCAACACTCGCACCGACTGGCGCCCCAATGTCCTCAAGTTCTCCCACAACCTGCTCGAGGAACTGCGTCCACGCGCCATCACCCGCGACCTCGACTGGGGGGTGCGCGTGCCGGTCGAGGGCTGGCAGGACAATCCCATGAAGTCCATCTATGTGTGGTTCGACGCCGTCATCGGCTACCTGTCAGCCTCCATCGAATGGGCCCGGCTCTCCGGCGACCCGCAGGCGTGGAAGGACTTCTGGCAGGACCCGGAGGCCCTGTCGTACTACTTCATGGGCAAGGACAACATCGTCTTCCACTCGGTGATCTGGCCCGGCATCCTGCTGGGCATCAATGGTGAGGGCGAGCGGGGTGGTGCCCCATCGCCCGAGATCGGCACTCTCAACCTGCCCACCGAGGTGGTTTCCAGCGAGTTCCTCACCATGAGCGGCTCCAAGGTGTCCAACTCGCGCGGTGCGACGATCTTCGTCGGAGACTTCCTGCGTGACTTCGGCCCAGATGCGCTGCGCTACTTCATTGCTGTGGCGGGCCCGGAGAACCAGGACACCGACTTCACCTGGGAGGAGTTCATCCGCCGGGTGAACTTCGAGCTGGCCAACGAGTGGGGCAACCTCGTCAACCGCTCGATCTCCATGGCCCACAAGAACGTGGGATCCATCCCGCCTGCCGGGAAACTCACCGACGCCGACCGCGCCCTGCTTGACGAGTCCCTCAAGGCCTTCGAGACGGTGGGCGACTTGCTGGAGCATGCCAAGTTCAAGGCAGCCATCACCGAGGTCATGCGTGTCGTCAGCCTGGCGAACGCCTACATCAGCGATCAGGAGCCGTGGAAACTCAAGGACGACCCACAACGTCGCAGCACCGTGCTGCACGTGGCCCTGCAGGTGGTCAACGACTGCAACACGATGTTCACGCCGTTCCTGCCACACTCTGCCCAGAAGGTCTTCGAAGCCCTGGGTGGGGACGGGGTATGGGCTGCCCAGCCCGAGCTGGTCGAGGTGGACGACGGTGGCGACACCCATCCAGTGCTGCGCGGTGACTACGCCAGAGAGCAGGCCCACTGGGGGCGCGACGAGATCGAGGTGGGACGCCCCCTGGCCAAGCCCACCCCGATCTTCCGCAAGTTGGACGCCAAACTCGCCGAGACGGGCCCGGAATGGGCGCCGATCAGCAGGGATTGA
- a CDS encoding Rne/Rng family ribonuclease: protein MTTASPQDDVVTPEQTGSADAEEHVTTETGSETTPATEADDLPRPPAGRRASRSATAAHEKTSTRARNKDTAVEETDSGAPESSPDTLNSTDSRRATSEESTPARRTRRRRSANRRVTEPKAESDFADIDAALTKAEEQAQSRKTAEQEADAEQRSTSDILDNLAAEIGGGEADGSARRTTRRRAARPSSSSRGTDSSRGTERVRKADRRSDAHDAEDHEDSAAAEHQSTGKTTSSTEDSSQTTESGEGTTRRRRRRGGRRRHPAEAESGADNSSSDKGNEENRSSDDGSEKSSSEPTKSNDADRSDHEGGSTRRRRRRRRRGEDTSGSDDDPNNVVIKVREPRSRRSVSDEVSGIEGSTRVEAKKQRRREGRAAGRRRNVVLTEAEFLARRESVDRKMVIRQSEEYSQLAVLEDGVLVEHYVDRASATSAIGNVYLGKVQSVLPSMEAAFVDIGRRRNAVIYAGEIEWEKYGEVGKEHRIEQVLKTGDPILVQVTKDPVGAKGARLTSHISLPGRYVVYSPDGKLSGISRKLFDSERKRLRKIVDATMPSEASVIVRTAAEGVSEEDLTRDINRLKAQWEVIERKAGTSHAPQMLYSEPDLTVRIIRDLFNEDFSELIVAGNGGSDDAYETIKAYVDHVAPSLEKRLTRWDTQSQGDLFQKYRIDEQVAKGLERKVFLPSGGSLVIDRTEAMTVIDVNTGKFTGSAGNLEATVTANNLEAAEEIVRQLRLRDIGGIIVIDFIDMVLPANRELLVRRLIECLGRDRTRHQVSEVTSLGLVQMTRKKIGTGLAEAFTEECSSCGGRGYVRHDKPVNSQAPADGGERSARGRRTSGGRKSSKRKSQRKSHEN, encoded by the coding sequence ATGACGACGGCCAGCCCCCAGGATGACGTCGTCACTCCCGAACAGACCGGATCAGCCGACGCTGAGGAACACGTCACCACCGAGACGGGCAGTGAGACCACCCCGGCCACCGAGGCAGACGACTTGCCGCGTCCGCCTGCTGGACGCCGCGCTTCGCGTTCCGCCACGGCTGCGCACGAGAAGACCAGTACGCGAGCGCGAAACAAGGACACTGCCGTCGAGGAGACTGATTCCGGTGCGCCCGAATCCAGTCCCGACACTTTGAACTCCACCGATTCCCGGCGAGCCACGTCCGAGGAGTCCACGCCAGCTCGCCGTACCCGTCGCCGTCGTTCCGCGAACCGGCGTGTCACTGAGCCAAAGGCAGAATCGGATTTCGCCGACATCGACGCTGCCCTGACCAAGGCCGAGGAGCAGGCCCAGTCCCGCAAGACGGCTGAGCAAGAAGCAGACGCGGAGCAGCGCTCCACCAGCGACATCCTCGACAACCTGGCTGCCGAGATCGGTGGTGGGGAGGCAGACGGATCGGCTCGCCGGACCACTCGTCGCCGGGCTGCCCGCCCGTCCTCCTCGTCGCGCGGTACTGATTCCTCCCGTGGTACCGAACGTGTTCGCAAGGCCGATCGCCGGTCGGACGCCCATGACGCTGAGGATCATGAGGATTCTGCTGCCGCGGAACATCAGAGCACTGGAAAGACGACGTCCTCCACAGAGGATTCCAGCCAGACCACTGAGTCTGGTGAGGGGACGACGCGTCGTCGCCGTCGCCGCGGCGGACGTCGTCGGCATCCCGCCGAGGCGGAGAGCGGCGCTGACAACTCCTCGTCGGACAAGGGCAATGAGGAGAACCGCTCGTCTGACGATGGATCTGAGAAATCCAGCAGCGAACCAACCAAGTCCAACGACGCGGATCGTTCCGATCACGAGGGCGGCTCGACTCGCAGGCGTCGTCGTCGCCGTCGTCGTGGTGAGGACACCAGTGGCTCCGACGACGATCCGAACAATGTTGTCATCAAGGTGCGCGAGCCTCGTTCGCGTCGATCTGTCTCCGACGAGGTCTCCGGCATCGAGGGATCCACTCGGGTGGAGGCCAAGAAACAGCGTCGCCGGGAGGGACGTGCCGCCGGACGGCGTCGCAATGTCGTGCTCACCGAGGCCGAGTTCCTCGCTCGTCGGGAGTCCGTGGATCGCAAGATGGTCATCCGTCAGTCCGAGGAGTACTCCCAGCTTGCCGTGCTCGAGGACGGGGTGCTCGTGGAGCACTACGTCGATCGGGCCTCGGCCACCTCGGCCATCGGCAACGTCTACCTCGGCAAGGTGCAAAGTGTCCTGCCGTCGATGGAGGCTGCCTTCGTCGACATTGGACGGCGCCGCAATGCCGTCATCTACGCCGGTGAGATCGAGTGGGAGAAATACGGCGAGGTGGGCAAGGAGCACCGCATCGAACAGGTGCTCAAGACGGGCGACCCGATCTTGGTGCAGGTGACCAAGGACCCGGTCGGGGCCAAGGGAGCTCGGCTGACCAGTCACATCTCGTTGCCGGGTCGTTACGTCGTCTACTCTCCGGACGGCAAGCTCTCGGGCATCAGCCGAAAGCTGTTCGACTCCGAACGAAAGAGACTGCGCAAGATCGTTGATGCGACGATGCCCTCCGAGGCATCGGTGATCGTGCGTACTGCCGCTGAAGGTGTCAGCGAGGAAGACCTCACCCGCGACATCAACCGGCTCAAGGCCCAGTGGGAGGTCATCGAGCGCAAGGCGGGCACCAGTCATGCACCGCAGATGCTCTACAGTGAGCCGGATCTCACGGTGCGCATCATTCGCGACCTGTTCAACGAGGATTTCTCCGAACTCATCGTTGCCGGAAATGGCGGTTCCGACGATGCCTACGAGACGATCAAGGCGTACGTGGACCACGTGGCCCCATCCCTTGAGAAGCGTCTGACCAGGTGGGACACCCAGTCCCAGGGGGACCTGTTCCAGAAGTACCGGATCGATGAGCAGGTGGCCAAGGGCCTGGAGCGGAAGGTCTTCCTGCCATCCGGTGGTTCGCTGGTCATCGACCGCACCGAGGCCATGACCGTCATCGACGTCAACACTGGCAAGTTCACCGGATCGGCGGGCAACCTGGAGGCCACCGTGACGGCGAACAACTTGGAGGCGGCCGAGGAGATCGTGCGTCAGCTGCGGCTACGCGACATCGGCGGAATCATCGTCATCGACTTCATCGACATGGTGCTGCCCGCCAACCGTGAGCTGTTGGTGCGCCGTCTCATCGAGTGCTTGGGACGCGATCGCACCCGCCATCAGGTGTCCGAGGTGACGTCCCTGGGCTTGGTGCAGATGACGCGCAAGAAGATCGGAACCGGCTTGGCCGAGGCCTTCACCGAGGAGTGCTCCTCCTGTGGCGGTCGTGGATACGTTCGACACGACAAGCCCGTGAACTCCCAGGCCCCGGCAGACGGTGGTGAACGCTCCGCACGAGGCCGTCGTACCTCGGGCGGGCGCAAGAGCTCCAAGAGGAAGTCGCAGCGCAAGAGTCACGAGAACTGA
- a CDS encoding TIGR03936 family radical SAM-associated protein, whose product MAHRNQRQPEQLAPPVQRMRLRYAKRSVARFTSHRDFARSFERVLLRARIPMALSSGFNPHPRISYANASPTGAASEAEYLEIALWEVCDPEMVKDALNAEMPTGMEVLEVVESDRVAWTEVLTASAWTVHVPHSTDPAAVSSAVDALLASPTWVVQRMTKSGLRDFDVRGALIGLGADGDLVRMMIRHQTPLVRPDDVMGALESQIDGFDRQECLFTRLYQGRVGLLEDGTADERGLKTALIDAFDGRAVQVW is encoded by the coding sequence ATGGCTCACAGGAATCAACGTCAACCCGAGCAGCTCGCCCCACCGGTTCAGCGGATGCGATTGCGGTATGCCAAGCGATCCGTGGCACGGTTCACGAGTCATCGGGATTTTGCCCGGTCCTTCGAGCGAGTGCTGCTACGAGCTCGTATTCCCATGGCGCTGTCATCCGGATTCAATCCGCACCCACGTATTTCCTATGCCAATGCGTCCCCGACCGGAGCAGCCAGCGAGGCGGAGTACCTGGAGATTGCGCTGTGGGAGGTGTGTGACCCGGAAATGGTGAAGGACGCTCTCAATGCTGAGATGCCCACGGGCATGGAGGTGTTGGAAGTTGTCGAGTCGGATCGAGTGGCATGGACCGAGGTGCTTACTGCCTCTGCGTGGACTGTGCATGTGCCACACAGCACCGATCCCGCTGCTGTGTCGTCTGCTGTGGACGCATTGCTGGCCTCCCCCACCTGGGTGGTGCAACGTATGACGAAGTCTGGGTTGCGCGATTTCGATGTGCGTGGCGCACTTATCGGGCTGGGCGCTGATGGCGATCTGGTGCGGATGATGATCCGTCACCAGACTCCGTTGGTGCGCCCCGATGACGTCATGGGAGCGCTGGAATCGCAGATCGACGGTTTTGATCGTCAGGAGTGTCTGTTCACACGGTTGTATCAGGGACGCGTCGGGCTGCTCGAGGACGGCACGGCAGACGAACGAGGGCTGAAGACTGCGCTGATTGACGCTTTCGACGGGCGAGCCGTTCAAGTGTGGTGA
- a CDS encoding TIGR03960 family B12-binding radical SAM protein: protein MNIDSAPDLLPTLEQLLTRVSKPIQYVGGEKNSIVKPWGSAQVRWTLMYPDAYEVGQPNQGLAILYEVLNEHDWILAERAFSVWPDLANLMRASDVPAFTLDGHRPLRAFDVVGMSLSTELCYTNVLNALDLAQIPVHQADRTMADPLVLIGGHASFNPEPLADFIDGAILGDGEEALVTISEVIRDWKDEGCLGGRDEILARLAADAGVYVPSFYDVEYLPDGPIRRVTPNRPEAPFMVSKHTVMDLDEWPYPKHPIVPTAETVHERYSAEIFRGCSRGCRFCQAGMITRPVRERSIDTIGSMVACGLAETGFDEVGLLSLSSADHSEITEITEQLADRYEGTNISLSLPSTRVDAFNIDLANELSRNGRRSGLTFAPEGGSERMRKVINKQVTEQDLIDTVATAFSHGWRQVKLYFMCGLPTETDEDVLGIKDMAVHVIEAGRKASGRKDIRCTISIGGFIPKPHTPFQWAAQAPAEVIDERLALLKETIRSDRRFGRSIGMRYHDGRPGMIEGLLSRGDRRVGRVIEAVWRDGGIFDGWNEHFSYERWVECCQRELEPLGVSLDWYTTRERDYEEVLPWDHLDAGLDRDWLWDDWQDALDEVGVDDCRWSPCYDCGVCPQMDTEIQIGPSGRSLLPLSVAPTNLA, encoded by the coding sequence GTGAACATCGACTCCGCCCCTGATCTATTGCCCACGCTCGAGCAGTTGCTGACACGCGTCAGCAAGCCCATCCAGTACGTGGGCGGGGAGAAGAACAGCATCGTCAAGCCGTGGGGGTCTGCCCAGGTGCGGTGGACCCTCATGTACCCCGACGCCTACGAGGTGGGCCAGCCCAACCAGGGGTTGGCGATCCTCTACGAGGTGCTCAACGAGCATGACTGGATCCTGGCCGAACGCGCCTTCTCCGTCTGGCCGGATCTCGCCAACCTCATGCGTGCCAGCGACGTCCCGGCGTTCACCTTGGACGGTCACCGGCCACTACGAGCCTTCGACGTCGTGGGAATGTCACTGTCGACGGAGCTGTGCTACACCAACGTGCTCAACGCCCTGGACCTGGCCCAGATCCCGGTGCACCAGGCGGATCGCACCATGGCCGACCCGCTCGTCCTCATCGGGGGTCATGCCTCGTTCAACCCCGAGCCCCTGGCCGACTTCATCGACGGCGCGATTCTGGGCGATGGCGAGGAGGCCCTCGTCACCATCAGCGAAGTCATCCGTGACTGGAAGGACGAGGGCTGCCTTGGTGGCCGGGACGAGATCCTTGCCCGGCTGGCCGCTGACGCCGGAGTGTACGTGCCGTCGTTCTACGACGTCGAGTACCTGCCGGACGGCCCGATTCGCCGCGTTACCCCCAATCGCCCCGAGGCGCCGTTCATGGTGAGCAAGCACACGGTGATGGACCTCGACGAGTGGCCGTACCCCAAACACCCCATCGTCCCCACCGCCGAGACCGTCCACGAACGGTACTCCGCTGAGATCTTTCGGGGATGCAGTCGGGGATGCCGATTCTGCCAGGCAGGCATGATCACACGTCCGGTACGGGAACGCTCGATCGACACGATCGGCTCCATGGTGGCCTGTGGACTGGCCGAGACCGGATTCGACGAGGTCGGCCTGCTCAGCCTGTCCAGCGCGGACCACTCCGAGATCACCGAGATCACCGAACAGCTCGCCGACCGTTACGAGGGCACGAACATCTCGCTGTCACTGCCGAGCACCCGCGTCGACGCCTTCAACATCGATCTGGCCAACGAACTGTCGCGCAACGGGCGCCGATCCGGGCTCACCTTCGCTCCCGAGGGCGGTTCGGAGCGGATGCGCAAGGTCATCAACAAGCAGGTCACCGAGCAGGACCTCATCGACACCGTGGCCACGGCCTTCAGCCACGGATGGCGTCAGGTGAAGCTGTACTTCATGTGTGGGCTGCCCACCGAGACCGACGAGGACGTCTTGGGCATCAAGGACATGGCCGTGCACGTCATCGAGGCCGGTCGCAAGGCCTCGGGACGCAAGGACATCCGGTGCACGATCAGCATTGGCGGGTTCATCCCCAAACCGCACACCCCGTTCCAGTGGGCGGCCCAGGCCCCGGCAGAGGTCATCGACGAACGTCTGGCACTGCTCAAGGAGACCATTCGCTCCGACCGACGCTTTGGCCGCTCCATCGGCATGCGATACCACGACGGACGTCCGGGGATGATCGAGGGACTGCTCTCACGCGGGGACCGCCGGGTGGGACGCGTCATCGAAGCGGTGTGGCGAGACGGTGGCATCTTCGACGGGTGGAACGAGCACTTCTCCTACGAGCGGTGGGTGGAGTGTTGTCAACGCGAACTGGAACCCCTGGGGGTGTCGCTGGACTGGTACACCACCCGGGAACGTGACTACGAGGAGGTGCTTCCCTGGGATCACCTCGACGCCGGGCTGGATCGGGACTGGTTGTGGGACGACTGGCAGGATGCTCTTGACGAGGTCGGTGTGGATGACTGCCGGTGGTCACCGTGCTACGACTGCGGAGTCTGCCCACAGATGGACACCGAGATCCAGATCGGTCCGTCCGGACGTTCCCTCCTGCCATTGTCGGTGGCGCCGACGAACCTGGCGTGA
- the ndk gene encoding nucleoside-diphosphate kinase, protein MSEIQRTLVLIKPDAVQRHLIGEIIGRYERKGLTIVAMEQRAVSKDLARKHYAEHERKSYFDELVDFLSSGPLVSLVLEGREAVSAVRAMHGKTDGAQAAPGTVRGDFGLSTRWNLVHASDSEKSAAREINLWFPEVSVHA, encoded by the coding sequence ATGAGCGAGATTCAGAGAACTTTGGTGCTCATCAAGCCCGACGCAGTGCAGCGTCATCTCATCGGCGAGATCATCGGGCGTTACGAGCGCAAGGGATTGACCATCGTCGCGATGGAGCAGCGTGCCGTCAGCAAGGACTTGGCACGCAAGCACTACGCCGAGCACGAACGCAAGTCGTACTTTGACGAGCTCGTCGACTTCCTCTCCTCGGGCCCGTTGGTGTCCTTGGTGCTTGAGGGGCGCGAGGCGGTTTCCGCAGTGCGTGCCATGCACGGCAAGACCGACGGGGCCCAGGCTGCTCCTGGGACGGTTCGTGGTGACTTCGGACTGTCGACTCGGTGGAATCTGGTGCACGCGTCGGACAGCGAGAAATCCGCTGCTCGCGAGATCAATCTGTGGTTTCCCGAGGTGTCGGTTCACGCCTGA